A region of Thiofilum sp. DNA encodes the following proteins:
- a CDS encoding SIR2 family protein, whose translation MSGFDEFSPHHLEQLTQRYASLWRERDLETRVENQFRQDQALQESLQRLQTYRLKGISHYRYKGAYPEVRQLVTQVLAAEPQHPQALHYQAELAALEPLLQQAQLLIRKLGRVKLSSSEFSVIASEVAEAVKKVEVSESYQALIEDVTDLVEGRMSVADFIDTWQLTNMPSAQTARWSNFDKERLRDNIVQGRLVLFLGSGVVQAVPCLSTRDLTQQLAQEACYPHFDGTLSAIAEYYVQRGDLGRQVLLEKVGAALPKVPHVPLYQALAAIPQRLMLISAAYDDLLEQAFRAAHKPFVLLTSIMQSDEYSMGHVWVQFSDRTETKVYTKDDISKLPELERYSMIYKLRGTCSMQGRQDALALTESEYFNFAHHAQEIIPNYVVRKINELGCLFMGYQPSHWEERLIVNALLQRVLRNSALQVLHTHPPQPLEEVFWRKRGVETCPLKLADLVTLLAEGRV comes from the coding sequence ATGTCTGGATTTGATGAGTTTTCTCCCCACCATCTTGAACAACTCACGCAACGTTATGCGTCTTTATGGCGTGAGCGTGATCTTGAAACCCGCGTTGAAAATCAATTTCGCCAAGATCAGGCGCTGCAAGAGAGCTTGCAACGTCTGCAAACTTACCGTCTCAAAGGGATTAGTCACTATCGCTATAAAGGTGCTTATCCTGAGGTACGTCAATTAGTCACTCAAGTCTTAGCAGCAGAACCCCAACATCCGCAGGCACTGCACTATCAAGCCGAATTAGCCGCGCTTGAGCCACTACTTCAGCAGGCGCAGCTCCTGATTCGTAAACTAGGTCGAGTAAAACTTAGCTCATCTGAGTTTAGTGTGATTGCCTCGGAAGTCGCCGAAGCGGTAAAAAAGGTTGAAGTCTCCGAGAGTTATCAAGCGTTAATAGAAGATGTTACGGATTTAGTGGAAGGGCGCATGAGTGTGGCGGATTTTATTGACACTTGGCAGCTAACGAATATGCCTAGCGCTCAAACAGCACGCTGGTCTAATTTTGATAAGGAACGCTTGCGTGACAATATTGTGCAGGGGCGGCTGGTGTTATTTTTGGGCAGTGGAGTGGTGCAAGCCGTGCCCTGCCTGAGTACACGCGATTTAACGCAGCAATTGGCACAGGAGGCGTGTTATCCCCATTTTGATGGCACATTATCCGCGATTGCTGAGTACTATGTGCAACGGGGTGATTTAGGGCGACAAGTGTTATTGGAAAAGGTGGGTGCTGCTTTGCCTAAAGTGCCGCATGTGCCGCTGTATCAAGCCCTAGCCGCTATCCCGCAACGCTTAATGCTGATTTCCGCCGCTTATGATGATTTATTAGAGCAAGCGTTTCGTGCCGCGCATAAGCCCTTTGTGTTACTGACCTCGATTATGCAGTCAGATGAATACAGTATGGGGCATGTGTGGGTGCAGTTCTCAGATCGTACCGAAACCAAAGTGTATACCAAAGACGATATTTCTAAACTTCCTGAGCTAGAACGCTATTCGATGATCTACAAATTGCGTGGTACGTGTTCAATGCAGGGGCGGCAAGATGCGTTAGCACTGACCGAGAGTGAGTATTTTAATTTTGCTCACCATGCCCAAGAAATTATCCCCAACTATGTGGTGCGTAAGATCAATGAATTAGGTTGCTTATTTATGGGCTATCAGCCAAGTCATTGGGAGGAGCGCTTAATTGTTAATGCCTTATTGCAACGAGTGCTGCGCAATAGTGCCTTGCAAGTACTCCACACTCATCCCCCACAACCTTTAGAAGAGGTGTTTTGGCGTAAACGTGGCGTGGAGACTTGTCCGCTGAAATTAGCCGATTTGGTGACATTGCTAGCGGAGGGTCGGGTATGA
- a CDS encoding WYL domain-containing protein, producing the protein MERTERIVKLHNLLMQARLPIPRKTLEERLECSEKSVRRALEFLRDRLGAPIEYDAKRNGYYYVPDQKAFYQLPGVWLSEKEIYALLTMQQLITHFDPELLQDDIQLLKDRVEAILRYGAEIKPDTNLANIIHVIPHGKRLGQYQFFEVVAGACLQGKQLQATYYSRSSNQRSEHLLSPQKLIFYRDNWYLAALCHASGAVRPFSLDRFEQVTKLEQVSTKVAPETLEATLFDSFGIFSGEVKAIAVLQFNPEAARWIADEVWHPKQEGEWQSDGSYLLKIPYGNPTELIGEILRRGASVTVLEPENLRQWVKEKLIAALEHYH; encoded by the coding sequence ATGGAACGCACAGAGCGAATTGTAAAATTACATAATTTATTAATGCAGGCGCGATTACCTATACCCCGTAAAACTTTAGAGGAGCGCTTAGAGTGCTCAGAAAAGTCAGTACGTCGTGCCTTAGAGTTTTTACGTGATCGCTTGGGTGCTCCGATTGAGTATGATGCTAAGCGCAATGGCTATTACTATGTACCTGATCAGAAAGCCTTTTACCAGCTCCCCGGTGTGTGGCTTTCGGAAAAAGAGATTTATGCCCTCCTCACCATGCAGCAGCTTATTACGCATTTTGACCCTGAATTATTACAAGATGATATTCAACTGTTAAAAGATCGAGTGGAGGCGATTTTACGTTATGGAGCAGAAATTAAACCCGATACTAATTTAGCCAATATCATTCATGTGATTCCGCATGGTAAGCGTTTAGGGCAATATCAGTTTTTTGAGGTGGTGGCTGGAGCGTGTTTGCAGGGCAAGCAATTACAGGCGACTTACTATTCGCGCTCTAGCAATCAGCGCTCTGAACATCTGTTATCGCCGCAAAAACTGATTTTTTACCGTGATAATTGGTATCTAGCCGCACTATGCCATGCTTCGGGAGCGGTCAGACCTTTTTCCTTAGATCGTTTTGAGCAGGTGACTAAGTTAGAACAGGTGAGTACTAAAGTTGCACCTGAAACCTTGGAAGCAACCTTATTCGACTCTTTCGGGATTTTTTCTGGTGAGGTCAAAGCAATTGCGGTTTTACAGTTTAATCCTGAAGCAGCGCGTTGGATTGCCGATGAGGTATGGCATCCTAAACAGGAGGGTGAGTGGCAGAGTGATGGGAGCTATTTATTAAAAATTCCTTATGGTAATCCCACAGAGTTAATAGGTGAAATATTAAGGCGTGGAGCCTCGGTGACGGTACTAGAGCCTGAAAATTTGCGTCAGTGGGTGAAGGAGAAATTAATAGCGGCTTTAGAACATTATCACTGA
- the mreC gene encoding rod shape-determining protein MreC: MSNSNFHSAPGLSIKFILLVILALTLMAFDYRKTESMAPVRTLFSILAYPLQWSVDVPFRVYNETATFFTEQTNLTLENNALKDQLRLYEARYQDMVIVEQQNERLRYELKANPRMGFDFSMAEILSSSGERVRRIVTLNKGSRDGVYEKQVVLAGGKIYGQVLTVSPFSSTVIQLTDQRHAIPVRNQRTGFTTLALGTGKTNTLRLDKVVIQSEDKIQEGDIFVTSGLDQLFPPDFPVARVIKNGISYDQSSQFAQITTESLVDFEQTREVLLVWPKKPVEPPLAAPTAKPAADKPATEPAKPRQTKPNATPQPPVRRAP, from the coding sequence ATTAGTAACAGCAATTTTCATTCAGCGCCGGGGCTTTCTATTAAGTTTATTTTGCTAGTGATATTAGCGCTTACCCTGATGGCGTTTGATTATCGTAAAACTGAATCGATGGCGCCTGTCCGAACGCTATTTTCGATTCTAGCTTATCCTTTGCAATGGTCAGTTGATGTACCGTTTCGGGTCTATAATGAAACGGCTACTTTCTTTACTGAGCAAACTAACCTCACACTAGAAAATAATGCGCTCAAGGATCAATTACGCCTTTATGAAGCCCGCTATCAGGATATGGTAATTGTTGAGCAACAAAATGAACGCCTACGCTATGAGTTAAAAGCTAATCCGAGAATGGGATTTGATTTTTCTATGGCTGAGATTTTATCGTCCTCAGGCGAGCGGGTAAGACGTATTGTGACCTTGAACAAAGGGTCGCGCGATGGGGTTTACGAAAAGCAAGTGGTATTAGCGGGTGGTAAAATCTATGGTCAAGTGTTAACAGTCAGCCCCTTTAGCTCCACAGTGATTCAATTAACCGATCAGCGTCATGCCATTCCAGTACGCAATCAACGTACCGGATTTACCACTTTAGCCTTAGGTACGGGTAAAACTAATACCCTACGCCTCGATAAGGTGGTGATTCAAAGCGAAGATAAGATTCAAGAAGGCGATATTTTTGTGACCTCTGGTCTAGACCAATTATTCCCGCCTGATTTTCCGGTCGCGCGTGTGATTAAAAATGGTATTAGTTATGACCAAAGCAGTCAGTTTGCCCAAATTACTACGGAAAGCTTGGTAGATTTTGAGCAGACACGAGAAGTATTGCTAGTGTGGCCTAAAAAACCTGTTGAGCCTCCCCTCGCAGCGCCAACAGCAAAACCTGCTGCAGACAAGCCAGCCACCGAGCCAGCTAAACCCCGTCAGACTAAGCCTAATGCCACACCTCAGCCGCCAGTAAGGAGAGCGCCATGA
- a CDS encoding alpha/beta fold hydrolase, with product MLNYRIYGALTEHTTPLVVLHGLLGSLDNWHTFATRYAHTQPIIAMDMRNHGNSPHVVGMTYQLMVEDILATLHHLGIKQCDLMGHSMGGKASMVLATQNPELVQRLIVVDIAPYTYRPRLQNLLHAMNTLPLATLKNRKQADEHLSTVVTSAFERGFLLKNLSRQSDGTFKWLCNLPEITRNYLKITGFPALNPSYTAPVLEIAGKQSDYVTEETWATIQALFPQARLEYIEEAGHLPHVQTPDLFEQLVRDFLG from the coding sequence ATGCTTAATTATCGTATTTATGGCGCACTAACTGAGCACACTACCCCCCTCGTGGTGCTACATGGTTTATTAGGCTCTTTGGATAATTGGCATACCTTTGCTACTCGCTATGCCCATACTCAGCCTATTATTGCCATGGATATGCGCAATCATGGCAACTCTCCGCATGTAGTAGGGATGACCTATCAACTCATGGTAGAGGATATTCTAGCCACTCTACATCACTTAGGGATTAAGCAATGTGACCTCATGGGGCATTCGATGGGTGGCAAAGCTAGCATGGTACTAGCCACCCAAAACCCTGAATTAGTGCAACGTTTAATCGTGGTGGACATAGCCCCCTATACCTACCGTCCACGCTTACAAAACTTATTACATGCAATGAATACGCTACCTCTAGCGACCTTAAAAAATCGCAAACAGGCTGATGAGCATTTAAGTACCGTCGTCACCAGTGCCTTTGAGCGTGGCTTTTTATTAAAAAACCTCTCCCGCCAAAGCGATGGAACCTTTAAATGGCTATGTAACCTGCCAGAAATTACCCGCAATTATCTAAAAATCACAGGCTTTCCCGCCTTAAACCCTAGTTATACGGCTCCAGTATTAGAAATAGCAGGAAAGCAATCGGATTATGTTACCGAGGAGACTTGGGCTACTATACAAGCACTCTTTCCTCAGGCACGGTTAGAGTATATTGAAGAGGCGGGGCATTTGCCGCATGTGCAAACGCCCGATCTATTTGAGCAATTAGTGCGTGACTTTTTAGGCTAA
- a CDS encoding NAD(P)H-dependent oxidoreductase, whose product MRVLIVYAHPNPNSFNHALVEHCQQGLIAAGHEVKLKDLYAENFDPVLRAEHLAELQTGVIPAKIQHEQAALLWAEGLVFIYPLWWFGRPAILKGWFDHVLTRGVAFDYSQQGVTGLLKHRRAAVIITAGGSQDYFKGIDAETLIHRPMTDGTLSYCGIPQVDQFIYYNVPTMSDAERHAILAQVQQLGREFDA is encoded by the coding sequence ATGCGTGTATTAATTGTTTACGCCCACCCTAATCCTAATAGTTTTAATCATGCCCTCGTAGAACATTGCCAACAGGGACTAATAGCAGCAGGGCATGAAGTCAAACTGAAAGATTTATATGCTGAAAACTTCGACCCCGTACTGCGAGCAGAACATTTAGCCGAATTACAAACTGGAGTCATTCCCGCCAAAATCCAGCATGAACAAGCAGCGCTATTATGGGCAGAGGGATTAGTGTTTATTTATCCTTTGTGGTGGTTTGGGCGTCCGGCGATTTTAAAAGGTTGGTTTGATCATGTCTTAACCCGTGGTGTGGCGTTTGATTATTCGCAACAAGGGGTGACTGGATTATTGAAGCATCGGCGGGCGGCGGTGATTATTACCGCAGGTGGCTCACAAGATTATTTTAAAGGTATTGATGCGGAGACTCTGATTCATCGCCCTATGACCGACGGTACTTTATCGTATTGTGGTATTCCGCAAGTCGATCAATTTATTTATTACAATGTACCGACCATGAGTGATGCTGAGCGTCACGCCATTTTAGCTCAGGTGCAGCAGTTAGGTAGAGAGTTCGATGCTTAA
- a CDS encoding rubredoxin, translating into MKTWMCIVCGWVYEEEKGWPQDGIPAGTRWEDIPSDWHCPECGVSKSDFVMMEI; encoded by the coding sequence ATGAAAACGTGGATGTGCATTGTATGCGGTTGGGTGTATGAAGAAGAAAAGGGTTGGCCACAAGACGGCATTCCAGCCGGTACACGTTGGGAAGATATACCTAGTGATTGGCACTGCCCTGAGTGCGGCGTAAGCAAAAGTGATTTTGTGATGATGGAGATTTAA
- a CDS encoding rod shape-determining protein, which yields MFKAISGLFSNDISVDLGTANTLIYMRGKGIVLDEPSVVAIRQDRGPGGPKSIEAVGIEAKKMLGRTPENITAIRPMKDGVIADFTYTEKMLQHFIRKVDSGRILRPSPRVVICVPCGATQVERRAIKDSALGAGARKVYLVEEPMAAALGAGIPVDEAVGSMVLDIGGGTSEVAIMSLRGIVYAASVRIGGDRLDEAIISYVRRNYGMLIGEATAERIKCEIGSAYPGKELLEIEVKGRNLSEGVPRAFTLTSNEILEALQEPLFGIVSAVKTALEQTPPELGADVADRGIVLTGGGALLRDLDRLLMEETGIPVVIADDPLTCVARGGGRILEMLEAEGDAFLSTD from the coding sequence ATGTTCAAAGCCATCTCTGGTTTGTTTTCCAATGATATTTCTGTCGATCTTGGCACGGCTAATACCCTTATTTATATGCGTGGTAAAGGCATTGTGTTGGATGAGCCATCCGTTGTTGCTATCCGCCAAGACCGAGGACCCGGTGGTCCAAAATCGATTGAAGCGGTCGGGATAGAAGCCAAAAAAATGTTGGGGCGTACCCCAGAAAATATCACTGCCATTCGACCTATGAAAGATGGCGTTATTGCTGATTTCACTTACACCGAAAAAATGTTGCAGCATTTTATTCGTAAAGTCGATTCCGGTCGTATCCTGCGTCCAAGCCCACGCGTAGTAATATGTGTTCCTTGTGGCGCAACTCAAGTGGAGCGCCGCGCGATTAAAGATTCTGCTTTAGGTGCAGGTGCTCGTAAAGTTTACCTAGTCGAAGAACCCATGGCAGCCGCCTTAGGTGCAGGTATTCCGGTCGATGAAGCGGTTGGTTCGATGGTATTAGATATTGGTGGCGGTACATCCGAAGTCGCCATTATGTCATTACGCGGTATTGTGTATGCAGCCTCAGTGCGCATTGGTGGTGATCGCTTGGATGAGGCGATTATCAGCTATGTGCGTCGTAATTACGGTATGTTGATTGGTGAAGCGACCGCTGAGCGGATTAAATGCGAAATTGGTTCCGCTTATCCGGGCAAAGAATTACTCGAAATCGAGGTGAAAGGGCGCAATCTATCCGAAGGTGTGCCGCGTGCCTTTACTTTAACCAGTAATGAAATTCTTGAAGCTTTACAAGAGCCACTGTTTGGTATTGTGAGTGCAGTTAAAACCGCTTTAGAGCAAACACCTCCAGAACTCGGTGCAGACGTTGCGGATCGCGGTATTGTGTTAACCGGTGGTGGCGCATTACTACGGGATTTAGATCGTCTATTAATGGAAGAAACGGGGATTCCAGTAGTAATTGCCGATGATCCCTTGACCTGTGTGGCGCGTGGTGGTGGGCGCATTTTAGAAATGTTAGAAGCTGAAGGGGATGCCTTCCTCTCTACTGATTGA
- the hslO gene encoding Hsp33 family molecular chaperone HslO: MSTDILHRFLLETPNVRGAWTALEHTWQQLVTRADYPPAIKALLGEALAAITLLSTTIKHNGSIILQLRGNGPVHLVVVQIQANGAVRGLARWSSIPEDTSSLTAMVGQGHIAITLDAEKESERYQGIIALEAPTLAAALENYFQQSEQLPTRLYLSANEQRCAGILVQRLPEANEENEDFTRVGLLLDTLSTHELLTLDAQQVLYRLFHEEEVRLFEAHPVFFQCSCSRERIERMLISLGAEEIDSILAEQGQIEITCEFCNTRYTLDAIDAKSLFIQSAMPIHNTLH, from the coding sequence ATGAGCACTGATATTTTACACCGCTTTTTACTGGAAACACCTAATGTACGCGGTGCATGGACTGCGCTAGAGCACACATGGCAACAATTAGTCACTAGAGCCGATTACCCCCCTGCGATTAAAGCGCTATTGGGGGAAGCTTTAGCGGCTATTACCTTATTATCCACTACTATTAAACATAATGGCTCGATTATCTTACAGTTACGTGGTAATGGACCAGTACACTTAGTGGTTGTCCAAATTCAAGCCAATGGTGCAGTACGTGGTCTAGCACGGTGGTCTTCAATCCCTGAAGATACAAGCTCTTTAACAGCGATGGTAGGGCAAGGTCATATAGCCATTACCCTCGATGCTGAAAAAGAATCTGAACGTTACCAAGGTATTATAGCCCTAGAAGCGCCTACCTTAGCAGCCGCTTTAGAAAATTACTTCCAACAATCTGAACAACTCCCTACACGCTTGTATTTAAGTGCGAATGAACAGCGTTGTGCCGGTATTTTAGTGCAACGTTTACCTGAAGCTAATGAGGAAAATGAAGACTTCACCCGCGTAGGGTTATTATTAGATACCTTATCTACGCATGAATTGCTCACTTTAGACGCTCAGCAGGTGCTCTACCGCTTATTTCATGAGGAAGAGGTGCGCTTATTTGAGGCTCATCCGGTTTTCTTTCAATGTAGTTGCAGTCGGGAGCGTATCGAGCGCATGTTAATTAGCCTAGGTGCAGAGGAAATAGACTCGATTCTGGCTGAACAAGGTCAAATAGAGATTACCTGTGAATTTTGTAATACCCGATACACACTAGATGCTATTGATGCCAAAAGCCTTTTTATCCAAAGCGCTATGCCCATCCATAACACTCTACACTAA
- a CDS encoding SUMF1/EgtB/PvdO family nonheme iron enzyme: MSTVKPYPGLRPFAETEQAYFFGREGDKAILIDKILANRLTLLFAASGVGKSSLLQAAVMPQLKQPAGEHLSVVYHRRWWGEEDMSAVLCQAILQELTAQHLLTEADRAELQHESLVAVLGYVSLLTRAPLVLILDQFEEFFRYQRGRKTFSVLIEALTDVIVDKTLPVSVVLSMREDFALELNAFKPRLPTLLFENFYRLEKLDREAARLAIVRPVEALDFRYEDELLEPLLTDLAQQVREVSVTERLLQVDHTVVEPPYLQIVCERLWQLAQDDPERVVRLSHYQQAGGVTGILEQFLRRVLAGFSRGEQALLSQAFDYLVAQRGAKMAWPLDKLAKSLRIKPERLQRVLERLTTDQVRVLLREEREGVLWYELYHDMFSESIERWNNEWKARQLKRQRWTIRGLIAVGVLVTAFLADSFYWLYKNSHFPVSYLFQQHKFRLMDWGLVPEALPETEMVAIPASAGEVELGELDADFGERVKAQLQVANQYGIQNFAYPTIKARFEGFEAGRYEVTYEQYDYYVWQQRHTVVVGKKLDYPAGASHDNVRGTRAVTQVSWNEAVAYTEWLSEKTDDNYRLPTEAEWEYAARAGVNKDYPYPWGEKAEGLNKANCADCGSEWDGKLIAPVGSFAPNPWGIYDTAGNVWEWTCSSWQDDFGAEKATRCANKSDDTARVLRGGSWSSTTDWMRFSARFRFYTYNRYSSVGFRVFKFYRQDSPPP; the protein is encoded by the coding sequence ATGAGTACGGTAAAACCTTATCCTGGGCTACGTCCGTTTGCAGAAACCGAGCAGGCGTATTTTTTCGGGCGCGAAGGGGATAAGGCGATTTTGATCGATAAGATTTTAGCCAATCGCCTGACCTTATTATTTGCCGCCAGTGGTGTGGGTAAAAGCTCGCTCTTGCAAGCTGCCGTGATGCCGCAATTAAAACAGCCCGCCGGTGAGCATTTGAGTGTGGTCTATCATCGGCGCTGGTGGGGCGAGGAGGATATGAGCGCGGTGTTGTGCCAAGCTATTTTGCAGGAATTAACCGCGCAACACCTATTGACCGAAGCCGATAGAGCGGAATTGCAACACGAGTCTTTAGTAGCGGTATTGGGCTATGTGTCCTTGCTGACTCGTGCGCCTTTGGTACTCATCCTTGATCAATTTGAAGAGTTTTTTCGCTACCAGCGTGGGCGTAAGACCTTTAGTGTTTTGATTGAAGCCTTGACCGATGTGATAGTGGATAAGACCTTGCCCGTGAGTGTGGTGTTATCGATGCGCGAAGATTTTGCGCTGGAGTTGAATGCCTTTAAGCCGCGCTTGCCGACTTTACTATTTGAAAACTTTTATCGACTGGAAAAATTAGATCGTGAGGCGGCGCGTTTAGCCATAGTACGTCCGGTGGAGGCGCTCGATTTTCGCTATGAGGATGAGTTATTAGAGCCACTGTTGACCGATTTAGCGCAACAGGTGCGTGAGGTGAGTGTGACCGAGCGGCTATTGCAGGTCGATCATACGGTGGTGGAGCCGCCCTATTTACAGATTGTGTGTGAGCGTTTGTGGCAATTGGCTCAGGATGATCCTGAACGTGTGGTGCGTTTGAGTCACTATCAGCAGGCGGGTGGAGTGACAGGAATTTTAGAGCAATTTTTGCGGCGGGTATTGGCGGGCTTTAGTAGAGGTGAGCAGGCGCTTTTGTCGCAGGCGTTTGATTATTTGGTGGCGCAACGTGGGGCTAAGATGGCGTGGCCGCTGGATAAGCTGGCTAAGAGTCTGAGGATAAAGCCTGAGCGCTTGCAGCGTGTGTTAGAACGTTTGACCACCGATCAGGTAAGGGTGTTGCTGCGTGAGGAGCGTGAGGGCGTGCTGTGGTATGAGCTATACCACGATATGTTTTCGGAAAGTATTGAGCGCTGGAATAATGAGTGGAAGGCGCGGCAATTAAAACGCCAACGTTGGACGATTCGTGGGCTGATAGCGGTTGGGGTATTGGTGACAGCGTTTTTGGCGGATTCGTTTTATTGGCTATACAAAAATAGTCATTTTCCGGTGAGCTATTTATTTCAGCAGCATAAATTTCGTTTGATGGATTGGGGCTTAGTGCCGGAAGCTTTGCCAGAGACAGAGATGGTAGCGATTCCGGCTTCAGCAGGTGAGGTAGAGTTAGGGGAGTTAGATGCAGACTTTGGTGAGAGGGTAAAGGCACAATTACAGGTAGCTAATCAATATGGAATACAAAATTTTGCCTATCCGACGATTAAGGCTCGTTTTGAGGGATTTGAAGCGGGGCGCTATGAGGTGACCTATGAACAGTATGATTATTATGTGTGGCAGCAACGGCATACAGTAGTAGTTGGGAAGAAGCTAGATTACCCTGCGGGTGCTAGTCATGATAATGTTCGCGGGACACGTGCTGTGACTCAGGTGAGCTGGAACGAGGCAGTGGCGTATACCGAGTGGCTCAGTGAGAAAACGGATGATAACTATCGCTTGCCGACTGAAGCAGAGTGGGAATATGCAGCACGAGCAGGCGTGAATAAGGATTATCCTTATCCTTGGGGGGAGAAAGCCGAAGGTTTGAATAAGGCTAATTGTGCCGATTGTGGGAGTGAGTGGGATGGTAAGCTTATTGCTCCGGTAGGGAGTTTTGCCCCCAACCCTTGGGGGATTTACGATACGGCGGGTAATGTTTGGGAGTGGACTTGTTCGTCTTGGCAGGATGATTTTGGGGCGGAGAAGGCAACCCGTTGTGCGAATAAAAGCGACGATACCGCTCGTGTTTTGCGCGGCGGCTCGTGGAGTAGCACGACTGATTGGATGCGTTTTTCCGCTCGCTTCAGGTTCTATACGTATAATCGATACAGTTCTGTCGGATTCCGTGTTTTTAAATTTTATCGTCAGGACAGCCCCCCACCCTAG
- a CDS encoding polysaccharide lyase, with translation MNKLLVSLGLSLLPFTVQAVSHNPDVKRSPLQTQDLSVSFNQHQNGYYKGDLIWEDWVTLAWDGTKNRAQIYQDKAQQTNPFLRVNYPKDGVGPLHSGAQFLVHLPPADEYWLTYKVRFNGRFDFNLGGKLPGFASGEGKYANGVIPTDGKGWTARLMWIREGELVPYLYYVDMPKENRWGHFWSTSNFIKPDTWQVITQHVRLNTAGQRNGLYQVWVDGRPLVDKRDMLWRYGNYGQIDSFIFGTYHGGANPEWAPRWNSTADFDDFSISRQMPAYLRNAPVLQQASQPLSNKPNPVPALMATRRALPNVARPPRPIAVSNKPMVQMPLARPIKLTTYVKPTQQQRFIRPLPKVVKPQPFNINFPRR, from the coding sequence ATGAATAAATTATTAGTGAGTCTGGGATTAAGTCTACTTCCCTTCACCGTGCAGGCTGTCAGTCATAATCCTGATGTGAAACGCAGTCCCTTACAAACTCAAGACCTGTCGGTTTCTTTTAATCAGCATCAAAATGGTTATTACAAGGGTGACCTAATTTGGGAGGATTGGGTCACGTTAGCATGGGATGGAACCAAAAATCGGGCGCAAATCTATCAAGACAAAGCGCAACAAACCAATCCCTTTTTAAGAGTGAATTACCCTAAAGATGGCGTCGGCCCTTTACACAGTGGCGCACAATTTCTGGTGCATTTGCCTCCAGCGGATGAGTATTGGTTGACTTATAAAGTACGCTTCAATGGACGCTTTGATTTTAATTTAGGCGGCAAGCTTCCGGGCTTTGCCAGTGGCGAGGGTAAGTATGCCAATGGCGTGATCCCCACCGATGGTAAGGGTTGGACCGCTCGACTGATGTGGATTAGAGAAGGTGAATTAGTGCCTTATCTGTATTACGTGGATATGCCTAAAGAAAACCGTTGGGGGCATTTTTGGTCAACCAGTAATTTTATTAAACCCGATACTTGGCAAGTCATTACACAACATGTGCGCTTAAATACGGCTGGACAACGTAATGGACTGTATCAAGTATGGGTAGATGGTAGACCGCTAGTCGATAAGCGCGACATGCTGTGGCGCTACGGTAACTACGGGCAAATTGATTCGTTTATCTTTGGAACCTACCACGGGGGGGCTAATCCCGAATGGGCACCGCGCTGGAATAGTACCGCTGACTTTGATGATTTTAGTATTAGTCGCCAAATGCCTGCTTATTTAAGAAATGCTCCGGTGCTTCAACAAGCAAGCCAACCTCTATCTAATAAACCTAATCCTGTACCTGCGCTTATGGCAACTAGACGAGCACTTCCCAACGTTGCACGCCCGCCCCGCCCTATTGCTGTTAGTAACAAACCTATGGTGCAAATGCCATTAGCCAGACCTATTAAGCTAACCACTTATGTAAAGCCTACTCAACAGCAACGCTTTATACGCCCTCTCCCTAAAGTGGTGAAACCCCAACCGTTTAATATCAACTTCCCTAGGCGTTAA
- the mreD gene encoding rod shape-determining protein MreD: MSAVTPRFFGAIILSMLLAVILSIIPLPDTLQMWRPEWVALALIHWALVLGHRVGLWMAFIIGLLMDVLHNSLLGQHALELVVVGYLSIRLGGRMTPEAYFQQFVLIVAVLGLYMLLSLWIRGVTGFAQDGSTWQYWAPLLSSLLIWPLYQWLLSYFYIQKKGL, encoded by the coding sequence ATGAGTGCTGTAACGCCGCGTTTTTTTGGTGCGATTATCCTATCTATGCTTTTGGCGGTGATTCTAAGCATTATTCCTTTACCCGATACCTTGCAAATGTGGCGTCCTGAATGGGTAGCACTGGCCTTAATTCATTGGGCATTAGTGTTAGGGCATCGAGTAGGGTTGTGGATGGCGTTTATTATTGGGCTATTAATGGATGTACTGCATAACTCACTATTGGGGCAACATGCTTTAGAGTTAGTGGTGGTGGGGTATTTGTCCATTCGTTTAGGGGGGCGTATGACGCCAGAGGCTTATTTTCAACAGTTTGTCCTTATCGTAGCGGTCTTAGGGTTGTATATGCTGCTGAGTTTGTGGATTCGTGGGGTGACAGGGTTTGCTCAAGACGGTAGTACGTGGCAATACTGGGCGCCTTTACTCAGTAGCTTGTTAATTTGGCCGTTGTATCAATGGCTATTGAGTTATTTTTATATTCAAAAGAAAGGCTTGTAG